The Immundisolibacter cernigliae genome has a window encoding:
- the lpdA gene encoding dihydrolipoyl dehydrogenase, with protein MSNSIRTQLVVLGAGPGGYSAAFRAADLGLQVVLVEREQRLGGVCLNVGCIPSKALLHVAKVIDEAAHTPGVAFGKPKIDLAAVRAGKDKVVGKLTGGLVALARQRKVQVMRGAAKFTAAHTLRVDGPDGAVDIAFEHAIVATGSTPVRIPGLPDDPRVMDSTGALALADIPGKLLVIGGGYIGLEMATVYRALGSAVSVVEFMDMLLPGADADLVKPLAKKLAGEFADIRLKTKVTGIEAKKDGLHVSFESPDGKDVKTYDRALVAVGRRPNGKDLGLEALGVTVTERGFIEVDAQRRTGVAHIFAIGDVAGEPMLAHKAAHEGKVAAEVIAGHKAAFAPLAIPAVVFTDPEIAWAGLTEQQAKKDGTAYEKAVFPWAANGRSLTLGRDEGLTKILFDPTSRRVLGVGITGPGAGDLIAEGVLAIEMGADAQDLALTIHAHPTLSETVGMAAEVFDGSVTDIIAPKR; from the coding sequence ATGAGTAATTCCATCCGCACCCAACTGGTGGTGCTCGGTGCCGGTCCCGGCGGCTACAGCGCGGCCTTCCGGGCGGCCGATCTTGGCCTGCAGGTGGTGCTGGTCGAGCGCGAGCAGCGCCTGGGCGGCGTGTGCCTGAACGTCGGCTGCATTCCGTCGAAGGCCCTGCTGCACGTGGCCAAGGTGATCGACGAGGCGGCCCACACGCCGGGCGTCGCCTTCGGCAAGCCCAAGATCGATCTTGCCGCCGTGCGCGCCGGCAAGGACAAGGTAGTTGGCAAACTCACCGGCGGTCTGGTCGCCCTAGCGCGCCAGCGCAAGGTGCAGGTGATGCGCGGCGCGGCGAAATTCACGGCCGCCCATACCCTGCGCGTCGACGGGCCGGACGGGGCAGTCGACATCGCGTTCGAGCACGCCATCGTCGCCACCGGCTCGACGCCGGTGCGCATCCCTGGCCTGCCGGACGACCCGCGCGTCATGGATTCCACCGGCGCGCTGGCGCTGGCGGACATCCCCGGCAAGCTGCTGGTGATCGGCGGCGGCTACATCGGCCTTGAGATGGCCACCGTGTACCGGGCGCTGGGCAGCGCGGTCAGCGTGGTCGAGTTCATGGACATGCTGCTGCCGGGCGCCGATGCGGACCTGGTCAAGCCGCTGGCCAAAAAGCTGGCCGGGGAGTTCGCCGACATTCGCCTCAAGACCAAGGTCACCGGCATCGAGGCCAAAAAAGACGGCCTGCATGTGAGCTTCGAAAGCCCGGACGGCAAGGACGTCAAGACCTACGACCGCGCCCTGGTCGCCGTCGGCCGGCGTCCGAACGGCAAGGATCTGGGCCTGGAGGCGCTGGGCGTCACCGTGACCGAGCGCGGCTTCATCGAGGTCGACGCCCAGCGCCGCACCGGCGTGGCGCACATCTTCGCCATCGGCGATGTGGCCGGCGAGCCGATGCTGGCGCACAAGGCCGCCCACGAGGGCAAGGTGGCGGCGGAAGTCATCGCCGGACACAAGGCGGCGTTTGCGCCGCTGGCGATCCCGGCGGTGGTGTTCACCGATCCGGAGATCGCCTGGGCCGGCCTGACCGAACAGCAGGCCAAAAAGGATGGCACTGCCTATGAGAAGGCGGTGTTTCCGTGGGCCGCCAACGGCCGCAGCCTGACACTCGGCCGCGACGAAGGATTGACCAAGATCCTGTTCGACCCGACCAGCCGCCGGGTGCTCGGCGTCGGCATCACCGGCCCCGGCGCCGGTGACCTGATCGCCGAAGGCGTGCTCGCCATCGAGATGGGCGCCGACGCCCAGGACCTTGCCCTGACCATCCACGCCCATCCGACGCTTTCGGAAACCGTCGGCATGGCGGCCGAGGTCTTCGACGGCAGCGTCACGGACATCATCGCGCCCAAGCGCTGA
- a CDS encoding DUF2282 domain-containing protein, with translation MKRDNPSLTLAGAGLAAAFGLALSLAAAPAQAAADQEKCFGVALKGKNDCAAGPGTTCAGTSVRDHQGNAWKLVPKGSCGQTASPTSPTGFGQLAAFAEKDK, from the coding sequence ATGAAACGCGACAACCCCTCCCTGACGCTCGCCGGCGCCGGCCTTGCCGCCGCCTTCGGACTCGCCCTGAGCCTGGCTGCCGCACCGGCACAGGCTGCGGCCGACCAGGAAAAGTGCTTCGGCGTGGCGCTGAAGGGCAAGAATGACTGCGCCGCCGGCCCCGGCACCACCTGCGCCGGCACCTCGGTGCGTGACCACCAGGGCAACGCCTGGAAGCTGGTGCCCAAGGGCAGCTGCGGGCAGACCGCCTCGCCCACCTCGCCGACCGGCTTCGGCCAGCTCGCCGCGTTCGCGGAAAAGGACAAGTAA
- a CDS encoding Hsp20/alpha crystallin family protein codes for MDINNLKENVESWWSNVSEGWRQLRRSASGALTRFKPGDTTNLPESSSIDDELWLPGLSWSMLGVDLLEDDRRLVARLEIPGLDKDDFKIEVMDDALVVSGEKRFERDSSDGRWRTIQCAYGAFRRVVPLPAPVRADQAKASYRNGVLRVELPKVEPGPARSVTIDVQ; via the coding sequence ATGGACATCAACAACCTGAAGGAAAACGTCGAGTCCTGGTGGTCCAACGTTTCCGAAGGCTGGCGGCAATTGCGCCGTTCGGCGTCCGGGGCGTTGACACGCTTCAAACCCGGCGACACGACCAATCTGCCGGAATCGTCCAGCATCGATGACGAGCTGTGGTTGCCGGGCCTGTCCTGGTCCATGCTCGGTGTCGACCTGCTGGAAGACGACAGGCGCCTGGTGGCGCGCCTGGAAATTCCCGGCCTCGACAAGGACGACTTCAAGATCGAGGTGATGGACGACGCGCTGGTCGTCAGCGGCGAGAAGCGCTTCGAGCGCGACAGCAGCGACGGTCGTTGGCGCACCATTCAGTGCGCCTACGGTGCGTTTCGCCGGGTCGTGCCGCTACCGGCGCCGGTCAGGGCCGATCAGGCCAAGGCCAGCTACCGCAATGGCGTGCTGCGGGTGGAACTGCCCAAGGTCGAGCCCGGGCCGGCGCGCAGCGTGACCATCGACGTGCAGTGA
- a CDS encoding MerR family transcriptional regulator, with protein MNQKEALIGTLLDESWLTLEQLAAACAADVEWLQQHLEAGLLPQAQSLDGVWRFSSATLRRARRLRQIERDFDAAPELAGLVGDLIEEIERLRARLALYGPG; from the coding sequence ATGAACCAGAAAGAAGCACTGATCGGCACCCTGCTCGACGAATCGTGGCTGACGCTGGAGCAGCTGGCGGCCGCCTGCGCGGCCGACGTCGAGTGGCTGCAGCAACACCTGGAGGCTGGCCTGCTGCCGCAGGCGCAGTCGCTCGACGGCGTCTGGCGGTTCTCGTCGGCCACCCTGCGCCGGGCGCGCCGGCTGCGGCAGATCGAGCGGGATTTCGATGCGGCGCCGGAACTGGCCGGCCTGGTCGGTGACCTCATCGAGGAGATCGAGCGCCTGCGCGCACGCCTGGCCCTGTACGGCCCGGGCTGA
- a CDS encoding DnaJ C-terminal domain-containing protein has translation MEFRDYYQILGVPRDATADAIKRAFRKLARKYHPDVSKEPDAEQHMKEVNEAYAVLSDPEKRAAYDQLGPGHRPGEEFRPPPGWDAGFEFSGGGFSPHEAADFSDFFTELFGHMGARPRRAAHGRGQDHYANIYLDLQDAFTGATRDITLRVPTVDKQTGRLSMVQRTLRVTIPKGVREGQLIRLAGQGYPGAGSGAAGDLLLEVHLKPDERYRVEGRDLSMTLPVAPWEAALGAVIAVPLPVGEVKVRIPAGAQSGTELRVRGKGLPGDPPGDLLLHVRVVLPPADTPRARELYATMARELAFDPRRRN, from the coding sequence ATGGAGTTTCGGGACTACTACCAGATTCTCGGCGTGCCGCGTGACGCGACTGCCGACGCCATCAAGCGCGCCTTTCGCAAGCTGGCGCGCAAGTACCACCCGGACGTGTCCAAGGAACCGGACGCCGAGCAGCACATGAAGGAGGTCAACGAGGCCTACGCGGTACTGTCGGACCCCGAAAAACGCGCCGCCTATGACCAGCTCGGACCCGGCCATCGGCCCGGCGAGGAATTTCGTCCGCCGCCGGGATGGGATGCCGGATTCGAGTTCTCGGGCGGCGGCTTCTCGCCGCACGAGGCGGCCGATTTCTCCGATTTCTTTACCGAGCTGTTCGGGCACATGGGCGCACGCCCGCGCCGCGCCGCGCATGGGCGTGGCCAGGACCATTACGCCAATATCTACCTTGACCTCCAGGACGCCTTCACCGGCGCCACACGCGACATCACGCTGCGCGTGCCGACGGTCGATAAACAAACCGGCCGCCTGAGCATGGTGCAGCGCACGCTGCGCGTGACCATTCCCAAGGGCGTGCGCGAAGGTCAGCTGATTCGCCTGGCCGGACAGGGATATCCGGGCGCCGGCAGCGGTGCGGCCGGCGATCTGCTGCTCGAGGTGCACCTCAAGCCCGACGAGCGCTATCGCGTCGAGGGCCGCGATCTGAGCATGACCTTGCCGGTGGCGCCGTGGGAGGCCGCATTGGGCGCGGTGATCGCGGTGCCTCTGCCGGTGGGGGAGGTCAAGGTACGCATTCCGGCGGGCGCCCAAAGCGGTACCGAGCTGCGCGTGCGCGGCAAGGGCCTGCCGGGCGATCCGCCGGGAGATTTGCTGCTGCACGTACGCGTGGTGTTGCCGCCGGCGGACACGCCGCGGGCCCGGGAACTCTATGCAACGATGGCGCGGGAATTGGCTTTCGATCCACGTCGCAGGAACTGA
- a CDS encoding Hsp20/alpha crystallin family protein has product MYRPPFSRNLFAEFDRLRRELDQAFELSPSIRGLGAGFPTLNIGSTPNSVEIFAFAPGVDPAALDVQIEKGVLTISGERKAPQVPEKATVHLGERFAGRFHRVVSLPDSIDPASVTASYRDGVLHISAQRKDSALPRRINIQ; this is encoded by the coding sequence ATTTACAGACCCCCGTTCTCGCGCAATCTGTTCGCGGAGTTCGACCGTTTGCGCCGCGAGCTCGACCAGGCTTTCGAGCTGTCGCCGAGCATCCGCGGCCTGGGCGCAGGCTTTCCGACACTCAACATCGGCTCCACGCCCAACTCGGTGGAAATTTTTGCCTTCGCGCCCGGTGTGGATCCGGCCGCCCTCGATGTGCAGATCGAGAAAGGCGTGCTCACCATCAGCGGCGAACGCAAGGCCCCGCAGGTGCCGGAAAAGGCCACCGTGCATCTGGGCGAGCGCTTTGCCGGACGTTTTCACCGCGTGGTGAGCCTGCCGGACAGCATCGACCCGGCCTCCGTCACGGCCAGCTACCGCGACGGCGTGCTGCACATAAGCGCGCAGCGCAAGGATTCTGCACTGCCGCGCCGCATCAACATCCAGTGA
- a CDS encoding S1C family serine protease, which produces MLLGTWQPAGMAAWQGEQRTITPRGALGADERAVIELFERTRDSVVYISTSELVQDFWTRNVFAVPRGTGSGFVWDEAGHVVTNFHVIQGAARATVRLADGRDYPARLVGASPAHDIAVLRIGVAFKSPPPVPIGTSHDLQVGQKVFAIGNPFGLDWTLTTGIVSALDRSLPAQEGGSIVEHLIQTDAAINPGNSGGPLLDSAGRLIGINTAIYSPSGASAGIGFAVPVDTLMRVVPQLIRHGKYTRPALGMEVDAGVNARLSRLLGIEGVFVLDVAPGSPAAAAGLIPLRLTPDGRMAAGDIIIAVAGKPVDSVARLLARLDDFAVGDVVQIGLLRGGQRHTVTVTLQAEN; this is translated from the coding sequence CTGCTGCTGGGCACCTGGCAACCAGCCGGCATGGCTGCCTGGCAGGGCGAGCAGCGCACGATCACGCCACGCGGCGCGCTCGGTGCGGACGAGCGTGCCGTCATCGAACTGTTCGAGCGCACCCGCGACTCGGTGGTCTACATCAGTACCTCCGAGCTGGTGCAGGATTTCTGGACGCGCAACGTGTTTGCCGTGCCGCGCGGCACCGGCTCGGGCTTCGTGTGGGACGAGGCGGGGCACGTGGTGACCAATTTTCACGTCATCCAGGGCGCTGCGCGCGCCACGGTGCGCCTGGCCGACGGGCGCGACTATCCGGCGCGCCTGGTGGGGGCAAGCCCAGCGCACGACATCGCCGTGCTCAGGATAGGCGTTGCTTTCAAGTCGCCTCCGCCGGTGCCGATCGGCACCAGCCACGACCTGCAGGTCGGGCAGAAGGTGTTTGCCATCGGCAACCCGTTCGGACTCGACTGGACCTTGACCACAGGCATCGTCTCGGCGCTCGACCGCAGCCTGCCGGCGCAAGAGGGCGGCAGCATCGTCGAGCATCTGATCCAGACCGATGCCGCCATCAACCCGGGCAATTCGGGCGGACCGCTGCTGGATTCGGCCGGTCGGCTGATCGGCATCAACACCGCCATTTACAGCCCCTCGGGCGCCTCGGCCGGCATTGGTTTCGCCGTTCCGGTCGACACGCTCATGCGCGTGGTGCCGCAGCTGATCCGGCACGGCAAATACACGCGCCCGGCGCTGGGTATGGAAGTCGACGCAGGCGTCAACGCGCGCCTGAGCCGGCTGCTGGGCATCGAGGGCGTGTTCGTGCTGGATGTCGCGCCGGGCTCGCCGGCGGCGGCCGCCGGCCTCATACCGCTGCGCTTGACGCCCGACGGGCGCATGGCGGCGGGCGACATCATCATCGCCGTGGCCGGCAAGCCGGTGGATTCGGTGGCGCGCCTGCTCGCCCGGCTCGACGATTTCGCCGTCGGTGACGTGGTGCAGATCGGTCTGCTGCGCGGCGGGCAACGGCATACCGTGACCGTCACCCTGCAGGCGGAAAACTGA
- a CDS encoding DUF692 domain-containing protein, which produces MTAPSLQARCRPAAPACPSQPLAGLGLKPRHFHDILERRPALRFFEIHAENYFGAGGPFHHYLGRIAEHYPLSVHGVGLSIGGADLDPAHLDRLARLLARYQPAWVSEHLAWSRDGAVCLNDLLPVVYDTAALARVCEHVERVQERLGRRMLLENPATYLESRASSLPEAAFIGEVVRRTGCGLLLDVNNLYVSCVNHHRDPLSELAALPLHAVGEIHLAGHAEAVDGARDPLLIDNHGAPVAQAVWALYAQAIERVGPMPTLIERDNDIPALAVLLAEARQAERILQDARRNAQALPA; this is translated from the coding sequence ATGACGGCGCCGTCCTTGCAGGCGAGATGCCGCCCCGCGGCGCCCGCCTGCCCGTCCCAACCCTTGGCGGGCCTGGGCCTGAAACCCCGGCATTTCCACGACATCCTGGAGCGCCGCCCGGCGCTTCGCTTTTTCGAAATCCATGCCGAGAACTACTTCGGCGCCGGTGGCCCCTTCCACCATTACCTGGGGCGCATCGCCGAACACTATCCGCTGTCGGTGCACGGCGTGGGCCTGTCGATCGGCGGCGCCGATCTGGACCCGGCCCATCTCGATCGCCTGGCACGGCTGCTGGCGCGTTACCAGCCGGCGTGGGTTTCCGAGCACCTGGCCTGGTCGCGCGATGGCGCGGTGTGCCTGAACGATCTGCTGCCGGTGGTCTACGACACGGCCGCGCTGGCGCGGGTCTGCGAGCACGTCGAGCGCGTCCAGGAGCGGCTGGGTCGGCGCATGCTGCTGGAAAATCCGGCCACTTATCTTGAAAGCCGCGCCTCGAGCCTGCCCGAGGCGGCCTTCATCGGCGAGGTGGTCCGACGCACCGGCTGCGGCCTGCTGCTGGACGTGAACAACCTGTATGTGTCCTGCGTCAACCACCACCGCGACCCCCTGAGCGAACTGGCCGCCCTGCCGCTGCACGCGGTGGGCGAGATCCATCTCGCCGGCCATGCCGAGGCCGTGGATGGCGCCAGGGATCCCCTGCTCATCGACAACCATGGCGCGCCGGTCGCCCAGGCGGTGTGGGCGCTCTATGCCCAGGCAATCGAGCGTGTGGGCCCGATGCCGACGCTGATCGAGCGCGACAACGACATTCCCGCCCTCGCCGTGCTGCTGGCCGAGGCGCGCCAGGCCGAGCGCATCCTGCAGGATGCGCGCCGCAACGCCCAAGCGCTGCCGGCATGA
- the aceE gene encoding pyruvate dehydrogenase (acetyl-transferring), homodimeric type → MNKPEGGLPEVGGQLAHDDDPLETRDWLDALRSLAQVEGEPRARFILETLRDEAQRLGLNLPHGLTTAYLNTIPTAHQPAYPGDQELEGRIRAALRWNAMAMVTRANRESTELGGHIASYASLATIYEVGFNHFFHAPGEAGAGDLLFFQGHTSPGMYARAFLEGRLSERDLNNFRQELADGGGLSSYPHPWLMPEFWSLPTVSMGLASMMAIYQARFMAYLDARGLAPMDGRKVYAFLGDGEMDEPESRGALAVAGREKLDNLIFIVNCNLQRLDGPVRGNGKIIQELEGEFRGNGWNVIKVIWGSEWDDLLGRDRSGLLRQRMEEALDGEYQAYKARGGKYTRERFFGKYPELLRLVEHLSDDDIYRLRRGGNDPLKIYAAFDAAVRHRGQPTVILFKTVKGYGMGSAGEGQNITHQQKKMTDEQVRAFRDRFRVPIADDQLASIPYYKPAEDSPEMQYLRARREALGGYLPARRAQAPRLTIPGLPAFEKLLEGTGERDISTTMAFVRILTQLTKDPNIGQHLVPIVPDEARTFGMEGLFRQLGIYSPEGQLYEPEDAGHFMFYREDKKGQILEEGINEAGAFCSWIAAGTSYATHGVSMIPFYIFYSMFGFQRIGDFAWAAGDMRTRGFLIGGTAGRTTLAGEGLQHQDGHSHLLAATIPNCVAYDPAYMYELAVIIQDGMRRMYEADESVYYYITVENENYVHPPMPDGVTEGILRGLYRLPGTAPKKPRGKAAPRVQLLSSGAILRETLAAADILSRDFGVQADVWSATSFNELRRDGLSVQRWNRLHPMEKPRKSYVEQCLDGSEGPVIAATDYMQAYADQIRPWVRGRYEVLGTDGFGRSDTRRRLRQFFEVSREHIAYAALKALADEGTLPAKTVADAAGKLGIDPERPDPATV, encoded by the coding sequence ATGAACAAACCGGAAGGCGGCCTGCCTGAGGTAGGCGGCCAGCTTGCGCACGATGACGACCCGCTGGAAACCCGCGACTGGCTCGACGCCCTGCGCTCGCTGGCGCAGGTGGAAGGCGAACCCCGCGCCCGTTTCATCCTGGAAACCCTGCGCGACGAGGCGCAGCGGCTGGGCCTGAACCTGCCCCACGGTCTGACCACGGCGTACCTGAACACCATCCCGACCGCCCACCAGCCGGCGTACCCGGGCGATCAGGAACTGGAAGGCCGCATCCGCGCAGCGCTGCGCTGGAACGCCATGGCCATGGTGACGCGCGCCAACCGCGAATCGACCGAGCTGGGCGGGCACATCGCCAGCTACGCCTCGCTGGCCACCATCTACGAAGTCGGCTTCAACCACTTCTTTCATGCGCCCGGCGAGGCCGGCGCCGGCGACCTGCTGTTCTTCCAGGGCCACACGTCCCCGGGCATGTACGCCCGCGCCTTTCTGGAAGGCCGCCTGAGCGAGCGCGACCTGAACAATTTCCGCCAGGAACTGGCCGACGGCGGTGGCCTGTCGTCGTACCCGCATCCGTGGCTGATGCCGGAGTTCTGGAGCCTGCCGACGGTATCGATGGGGCTGGCATCCATGATGGCCATCTACCAGGCCCGCTTCATGGCCTATCTGGACGCGCGCGGCCTGGCGCCGATGGACGGCCGCAAGGTCTACGCCTTCCTGGGCGACGGCGAGATGGACGAGCCCGAATCCCGCGGCGCGCTGGCGGTGGCCGGGCGCGAGAAGCTCGACAACCTGATCTTCATCGTCAACTGCAACCTGCAGCGCCTGGACGGCCCGGTGCGCGGCAACGGCAAGATCATTCAGGAACTGGAAGGCGAGTTCCGCGGCAACGGCTGGAACGTGATCAAGGTGATCTGGGGCTCGGAGTGGGACGACCTGCTCGGCCGCGACCGCAGTGGCCTGCTGCGCCAGCGCATGGAGGAAGCCCTCGACGGTGAGTACCAGGCCTACAAGGCGCGCGGCGGCAAGTACACGCGCGAGCGCTTCTTCGGCAAGTACCCGGAGCTGCTGCGTCTGGTCGAGCATCTGTCGGACGACGACATCTACCGCCTGCGCCGCGGCGGCAACGACCCGCTGAAGATCTACGCCGCCTTCGACGCCGCCGTGCGCCACCGCGGCCAGCCGACGGTGATCCTGTTCAAGACCGTCAAGGGCTACGGCATGGGCAGCGCCGGTGAGGGTCAGAACATCACCCACCAGCAGAAGAAGATGACCGACGAGCAGGTGCGCGCCTTTCGCGACCGCTTCCGGGTGCCGATCGCGGACGACCAGCTGGCGTCCATCCCCTACTACAAGCCGGCCGAAGACAGCCCCGAAATGCAGTACCTGCGGGCCCGGCGCGAGGCGCTGGGCGGCTACCTGCCGGCCCGCCGCGCGCAGGCGCCGCGCCTGACCATCCCCGGCCTGCCCGCCTTCGAGAAACTGCTGGAAGGCACCGGCGAGCGCGACATTTCCACCACCATGGCCTTCGTGCGCATCCTGACGCAGCTGACCAAGGACCCGAACATCGGCCAGCATCTGGTACCGATCGTGCCGGACGAGGCGCGCACCTTCGGTATGGAGGGCCTGTTCCGGCAGCTGGGCATCTATTCCCCGGAAGGCCAGCTGTACGAACCTGAAGACGCCGGCCATTTCATGTTCTATCGGGAGGACAAAAAGGGCCAGATCCTGGAGGAAGGCATCAACGAGGCCGGCGCGTTCTGCTCCTGGATCGCCGCCGGCACCTCCTACGCCACGCACGGCGTGTCGATGATCCCCTTCTACATCTTCTATTCGATGTTCGGCTTCCAGCGCATCGGCGACTTCGCCTGGGCGGCCGGCGACATGCGCACGCGCGGCTTCCTGATCGGCGGCACGGCCGGGCGCACCACGCTGGCCGGCGAGGGCCTGCAGCACCAGGATGGCCACAGCCACCTGCTGGCCGCCACCATCCCCAACTGCGTCGCCTACGACCCGGCCTACATGTACGAGCTGGCGGTCATCATCCAGGACGGCATGCGGCGCATGTACGAGGCCGACGAGAGCGTGTACTACTACATCACGGTCGAGAACGAGAACTACGTCCACCCGCCGATGCCGGACGGCGTGACCGAAGGCATCCTGCGCGGCCTGTATCGCCTACCGGGAACGGCACCCAAGAAACCCCGCGGCAAGGCCGCGCCGCGCGTGCAGCTGCTCAGCAGCGGCGCCATCCTGCGCGAGACGCTGGCGGCGGCCGACATCCTGAGCCGGGACTTTGGCGTGCAGGCCGATGTGTGGAGCGCCACCAGCTTCAACGAGCTGCGCCGCGACGGCCTGTCGGTACAGCGCTGGAACCGCCTGCACCCCATGGAAAAGCCGCGCAAGAGCTACGTCGAGCAGTGCCTGGACGGCAGCGAAGGACCGGTGATCGCCGCCACCGACTACATGCAGGCCTATGCCGACCAGATCCGGCCCTGGGTACGCGGGCGCTACGAGGTGCTGGGCACCGACGGCTTCGGGCGCAGCGACACGCGCCGGCGGCTGCGCCAGTTCTTCGAGGTCAGCCGCGAGCACATCGCCTACGCGGCGCTCAAGGCCCTGGCCGACGAGGGCACCCTCCCGGCCAAAACCGTGGCGGATGCCGCCGGCAAGCTGGGCATCGACCCCGAGCGGCCCGATCCGGCCACCGTCTGA
- the aceF gene encoding dihydrolipoyllysine-residue acetyltransferase has translation MEQNLIVPGLAENVHEADVAEVSVKVGDTIAEGDIILTLETDKAAMELPAEFGGKVVAVKVKAGQKVKEGDVIVVLETTVGAEPPPEESAASGPAASTSAPEAKPAAAAASEAEPASPAASTPTLQPVTCPDLGDGKAADVIELAVKPGDTVAEGDALLTVETEKAATELPAPFAGTVRELKVKVGDKLKTGDLVAMIETAAAQAPAAAPEPVPEAASPPAAAPAPLAVAPAPQLTATPPPSGQLPHATPSVRRFARELGVDLAQVAGSGRKGRITQEDVQAFVKSVLQGGATGTATGAGLAPLPVIDFAQWGEVETVALGRIRQLTGENLGRSWPQLPQVTQHDEADITDLEAFRKARGKDAEARGTKLTVVALLLKACAGALKAFPDFNASLAVDGKSLIVKRYIHIGVAVDTPNGLVVPVIRDVDRKGIIDLAAELADLSARARERKLKSDEMRGGSFTISSLGGIGGTAFTPIVNWPEVAILGVSRASLKPVWDGAAFAPRLMLPLSLSYDHRVIDGAAGARFTRHLAGLLEDLRGLLL, from the coding sequence ATGGAACAGAACCTCATCGTGCCGGGACTGGCCGAGAACGTGCACGAAGCCGACGTGGCCGAGGTGTCGGTCAAAGTCGGCGATACCATCGCCGAGGGCGACATCATCCTGACGCTGGAAACCGACAAGGCCGCCATGGAGCTGCCGGCCGAGTTCGGCGGCAAGGTCGTGGCGGTGAAGGTCAAGGCCGGGCAGAAGGTCAAGGAAGGCGATGTCATCGTGGTGCTGGAAACCACGGTCGGCGCCGAGCCGCCGCCCGAGGAAAGCGCCGCATCCGGCCCGGCAGCGTCGACATCGGCGCCCGAAGCTAAGCCAGCAGCCGCTGCAGCGTCTGAGGCCGAACCCGCTTCTCCAGCGGCCAGCACTCCCACCCTGCAGCCGGTCACCTGCCCCGATCTTGGCGACGGCAAGGCCGCCGACGTGATCGAGCTGGCCGTGAAACCCGGCGACACGGTGGCCGAGGGCGACGCCCTGCTCACGGTCGAGACCGAGAAAGCCGCCACCGAGCTGCCGGCGCCGTTCGCCGGCACGGTGCGCGAGCTGAAGGTCAAGGTCGGCGACAAACTGAAAACCGGCGACCTGGTGGCCATGATCGAAACGGCGGCGGCGCAGGCACCCGCCGCGGCACCGGAACCCGTACCGGAGGCGGCATCACCGCCGGCCGCTGCACCTGCGCCCCTGGCAGTCGCCCCGGCGCCGCAGCTGACCGCCACTCCCCCGCCGTCTGGCCAGCTCCCCCACGCCACACCGTCGGTCCGGCGTTTTGCGCGCGAGCTGGGTGTCGATCTGGCCCAGGTCGCCGGCAGCGGGCGCAAGGGCCGCATCACGCAGGAAGACGTGCAGGCCTTCGTCAAGTCCGTGCTGCAGGGCGGGGCGACGGGAACCGCGACCGGCGCCGGCCTGGCGCCGCTGCCGGTGATCGATTTTGCCCAGTGGGGCGAGGTCGAAACCGTGGCGCTCGGCCGCATCCGCCAGCTGACCGGCGAGAACCTCGGCCGCTCCTGGCCGCAGCTGCCGCAGGTCACGCAGCACGACGAGGCCGACATCACGGACCTGGAAGCCTTCCGCAAGGCGCGCGGCAAGGACGCCGAGGCCCGCGGCACCAAGCTGACCGTGGTCGCGCTGCTGCTGAAGGCCTGCGCGGGGGCGCTAAAAGCCTTCCCGGACTTCAACGCCAGCCTGGCGGTGGACGGCAAGTCGCTGATCGTCAAGCGCTACATCCACATCGGCGTGGCCGTGGACACGCCCAATGGGCTGGTGGTGCCGGTGATTCGCGACGTGGACCGCAAGGGCATCATCGACCTGGCGGCGGAACTCGCGGACCTGAGCGCCCGCGCCCGCGAGCGCAAGCTCAAATCCGACGAAATGCGCGGCGGCAGCTTCACCATCTCCAGCCTGGGCGGGATTGGCGGCACCGCCTTCACGCCGATCGTCAACTGGCCGGAAGTGGCCATCCTGGGCGTGTCGCGCGCATCGCTGAAACCGGTGTGGGACGGCGCCGCCTTCGCCCCGCGCCTGATGCTGCCGCTGTCGCTGTCCTACGACCACCGCGTCATCGACGGCGCCGCCGGGGCACGCTTCACCCGCCACCTGGCCGGCCTGCTGGAAGACCTGCGCGGCCTTCTGCTCTGA
- a CDS encoding Hsp20/alpha crystallin family protein codes for MSQDIVQNEAAKQPEPALPPPADVIEDASGITLYADLPGVPRDRLDIRVEGDQLCIEGEMQLPMSEGLEGTHAEITLPRYRRVFNLSRELDSEKITAELRDGVLTLRIPKAEHAQPRRISVQAA; via the coding sequence ATGAGCCAGGACATCGTGCAAAACGAAGCTGCCAAACAGCCGGAACCGGCCTTGCCGCCGCCGGCGGACGTGATCGAGGACGCCAGCGGCATCACCTTGTATGCCGACCTGCCGGGCGTGCCGCGCGACCGGCTCGACATTCGCGTCGAGGGCGACCAGCTGTGCATCGAAGGCGAAATGCAGCTGCCGATGAGCGAAGGACTCGAGGGTACGCACGCCGAGATCACGCTGCCGCGCTATCGGCGCGTGTTCAACCTGTCGCGCGAACTCGACAGCGAGAAAATCACCGCCGAGCTGCGTGACGGCGTGCTGACGCTGCGTATCCCCAAGGCCGAACACGCACAGCCGCGGCGCATCAGCGTGCAAGCCGCGTGA